In Aquimarina sp. TRL1, a single window of DNA contains:
- the rpsD gene encoding 30S ribosomal protein S4: MARYTGPKTKIARKFGQAIFGDDKSFEKRNYPPGQHGNNRRRGKKSEYAIQLMEKQKAKYTYGILERQFRNMFEKATRSQGITGEVLLQLCESRLDNVVYRMGLSNSRRGARQLVSHRHITVNGELVNIPSYRLKAGDVVGVREKSKSLEVIQNSLAANSSVYEWITFNNDTKTGTFVAVPSRIQIPENINEQFIVELYSK; the protein is encoded by the coding sequence ATGGCAAGATATACTGGTCCAAAAACTAAAATCGCTCGAAAATTTGGTCAAGCGATATTCGGAGATGACAAATCTTTCGAAAAAAGAAATTATCCTCCAGGTCAGCACGGAAATAACAGACGAAGAGGAAAGAAAAGTGAATATGCAATCCAGTTAATGGAAAAGCAAAAAGCTAAATATACATACGGAATTTTAGAACGCCAGTTCCGTAACATGTTCGAAAAAGCAACCCGTTCTCAAGGAATTACAGGGGAGGTTTTACTTCAGCTTTGTGAATCCAGATTAGATAATGTAGTGTACAGAATGGGATTGTCTAACTCAAGAAGAGGAGCGAGACAATTAGTATCGCACAGACACATCACTGTTAATGGAGAATTAGTAAATATTCCTTCATACAGATTAAAAGCAGGAGATGTAGTAGGAGTTAGAGAAAAATCAAAATCACTAGAAGTAATCCAGAATTCATTAGCAGCTAACAGTAGCGTATATGAGTGGATTACATTCAATAATGATACAAAAACAGGTACATTTGTAGCTGTTCCGTCTAGAATTCAGATTCCAGAAAACATAAACGAACAGTTTATAGTCGAATTATATTCTAAGTAA
- the rpsK gene encoding 30S ribosomal protein S11, whose product MAKSTSKKRKVIVEAVGEAHVTASFNNIIISLTNKKGDVISWSSAGKMGFRGSKKNTPYAAQLAAEDASKVAIEAGLKKVKVYVKGPGNGRESAIRSLHNAGIEVTEIIDVTPMPHNGCRPPKRRRV is encoded by the coding sequence ATGGCAAAGTCAACTTCAAAAAAACGTAAAGTAATTGTTGAAGCTGTTGGAGAAGCACACGTTACTGCTTCTTTTAACAATATTATTATATCTTTAACAAACAAAAAAGGAGACGTGATTTCATGGTCTTCAGCTGGTAAAATGGGATTTAGAGGTTCTAAAAAGAACACTCCATATGCAGCACAATTAGCAGCTGAAGATGCTTCTAAAGTAGCAATCGAAGCTGGATTGAAAAAAGTTAAAGTATATGTAAAAGGACCTGGAAATGGTAGAGAATCTGCTATCCGTTCTTTACATAATGCAGGAATTGAAGTTACAGAAATAATCGATGTAACACCAATGCCGCATAATGGATGTCGTCCTCCAAAAAGAAGAAGAGTATAA
- the ykgO gene encoding type B 50S ribosomal protein L36 has protein sequence MKVRASLKKRSAECKIVRRKGRLYVINKKNPRFKQRQG, from the coding sequence ATGAAAGTTAGAGCATCATTAAAAAAGAGAAGTGCCGAGTGCAAGATTGTGCGTAGAAAAGGCCGACTTTACGTAATTAATAAAAAGAATCCTAGATTTAAACAAAGACAAGGGTAA
- the rpsM gene encoding 30S ribosomal protein S13 produces MARIAGVDIPKQKRGVIALTYIFGIGRSRAKEILETAKVDESIKVSDWNDDQIGRIREAVGAYTIEGELRSEVQLNIKRLMDIGCYRGIRHRAGLPLRGQRTKNNSRTRKGRRKTVANKKKATK; encoded by the coding sequence ATGGCAAGAATTGCAGGGGTAGATATACCTAAACAAAAGCGAGGAGTTATAGCATTAACCTATATCTTCGGAATTGGTAGAAGTAGAGCTAAAGAAATTTTAGAAACTGCCAAAGTAGATGAGAGTATAAAAGTTTCTGACTGGAATGATGACCAAATAGGTCGTATTCGTGAAGCTGTAGGAGCCTATACCATTGAAGGAGAATTACGTTCAGAAGTACAGCTTAACATCAAGCGTTTGATGGATATCGGTTGTTATAGAGGAATCCGTCACAGAGCTGGGTTACCTTTAAGAGGACAACGTACTAAGAATAACTCTAGAACACGTAAAGGAAGAAGAAAAACAGTTGCTAACAAGAAAAAAGCAACTAAATAA